ACGTGTGGACGATAGAAACGGCGCCAACGGCCAAACAGCAGCTGTTTGAGTCGATCACTCGGCCGTTCGTAGAGCGGGTATGATTTGCTCACCCCGTGGGCACGGATTACCAGCGGCTCAGATGACATCTCCGAACCCCTGTGAGAGTTTCAGGAACAGCCAACGACCGAACGCGGCCATGGCCACGCAGATGACGGCAACCATCAGCCACTCACCGGGCGGGGGTAGTTTTTCGGCGAACACGGCATCACGCAGCCAGACCGTTGCGTGTGTGATCGGGTTGAGCCAATACCAGCCGCGCAGCGTTTCGGGCACCAGATCGAGCGAGTAGAAGACCGGCGCGAGAAACATGAACGCCGGCATGACCGAGCTTACAAGGTTCGGCAGATCCCGCAGGTAGACGGACAGGGCCGCAACGATCCAGGCCAGCCCGAAAAGCAGGCAAACAAAAGGCGCCAACAATAGCGGAATCGCGGCCCAGTTGGCGGTGATGGGCTGACCCGAAACGACGGCAGCCAGCAACAGGACTACAAGGCCAAACAGGAACGAGACCGCAGCGGCCGACACCGAGATCAGCGGCAGCATCTCGACCGGAAACACGACCTGGCGGACGTATCGATCATTGTCCAACACCGCGCGACTGCTGGTCGTCACCGCCTCGGCGAACCAGCTGAACAGCAGGAGCCCCGAGTAAAGATGCAGCGCGAAATCCAGCAGACTGTCGTTCTGCGCGCCGCCCCAGCGGGCCTTCAGGATCACGCCGAACACCAGCGTATAGATCGCCAGCAGGACAAGCGGGTAGAGTACGAGCCAACTCAACCCGAGGATGGAACCCCGGTATCGCGCCTGGATGGTGCGCAGTGTGAGCGCCTTGTACAGGCTCCAGGTGATCCGCGGCGAAAGGCTATGTTGCACGAATTTCTAGGGGTACCGAAGGTGGTCGAGACCGCTCCGCCGGGGTTCGATCGAATCGGCGCGGGCTGTCGAATTGATCCGAGCGTTTCGGTGTTCCGGCATCCGTACACAACCGCCGATCGCGGGATTGTTCTCGGGTCCGATTGTATCCTCTTCGAGCATGTGCGAGTTCTGATCGGCGATCTTCGACATTGCGCGGACGCCGACATTCAAATCGGCGACCACGTCTTCGTCAACGCGGGTTCCTACCTGTCGGGCGAGGGTGGACTGGTGATCGGCGATCACGCGATCATCGGCGCCCACTGCCGACTGTTAAGCGCCGGGCACGACCCTTATGGACCAAATGAAGCAGTCAATCAGAATGCACTGACCTTCGGGCGCATCAGCATCGGTCGCGGTGCGTGGCTCGGTGCCGGAGTCACCGTACTGCAAGGCCGCAAGATCGGCACTGGCGCCGTAGTCGGCGCGGGTAGCGTGGTGACACGCGACATTCCGGACCGAGCCATTGCGGTCGGAAATCCCGCTCGAGTCGTAGGGTCACGGTAGGCCAGAGCCACTGTCCAGGAACCAGCGGTATCCGGTGGCAACCGTGAAAGCGCTCGTCAGGCCGGCGTTGGATGGCGATCGCGGTGGAACGTTGAATTACTCAGTGCCCCGCCAATGCACGGCCGACGGTTCAGGCCCCAGCGCCGGCCTCACCTGGGTGCATCACCAGAAGCTGTTGCGGCACCGTTTGCCACGCCCGGTTGTGATCCGGCCGTTGCTGGCACCTGACCGGTGATGTCGGTGACCAACTTTAGAATTTCATCGGTGTGGGGCGTGGTCTTGGTCGGGTCGATGATTCCGTTCCGGTAAACCTCCGACTGCTTGGCGAGGTATTCCGCCTTCGCCTTGCCGATGATTCCTTCGCGAACCACGGAGAACGGCATTCTCCGCTCGGGGTCGCGTTCGACGAGTTCGATGATATGCAGACCAAACCGGCTGGTCACGACGGCGGAACGCTGACCGGGCTGAGTCAATGCAAAGGCGGCAGCCTCAAAATCGGGATCGGTGACCCCGCGGCCGAAACTGGGCATCACTCCACCGCGGTGTGCAGTGGCCTGGTCCTCGGATCGCTGCATCGCCAATTCCTCGAAGTTTGCGCCGCCATCGAGTGCCGTTAGCAACGACTGCGCTTCCTCCATGCGTTTCTCCGCCAATTCCGGTGAGCCGGCCCGCAACAAAATGTGCCGTACGCGGATCTGTTCACGATTGCGGTAGCGTTCCGGATACGCATCGTATTGCTCACGCGCCGACGCTTCAAAGTCGGGAAACTCCACACCGTCATTGAAATTCTGTAGAACTTCACTGATCAGAATGTCCCAGCGCGCGCGCTCCAACCGTGCATACACCCTCTCCTGATCCTGCAACTTCAATCTTTCCGCTTCGCAGACAAAGGCGCGACGTTTGTACATGTCGTCGATGAATTTTAGGAGTAGGTTTGGGTCCGCCTCGTAGCGGCTGCGCGTCTCCGGCTTTTCCGCCATGAGGCCCTGGAGAATTTCGGCTCGTGTGAGGCGGCAACCGTCCACCCCGTCAACCAGGACGACGTCGGCCGCCTGCGCGACGGAAGCGGAAAAGGCAAAGAGGAGCAGACTCACGATTCTTATCGTCATTGAGAAAACCCGGAGGGGACGCCGAATGGGCGGCAATTATATACGGACAACAAAAAGGGGCGGTCGTGCCGCCCCTTTTTATCACTCGCCGAAATTTTGTCGGCGTTTACGGTACCTGACCGATCGGCGCCATTGCGGACGGCTCGAATCCATTATGGATGATCACGCGGCAGGTACTGCCCTGTCCGCAGGTCGATGCGCCGGTGCCGGACATCCTCACATTCACGTAGAAGATCGTGTTTGCCGGGATGAAACAGTAGCGTTTGCGACTCAACGACGCATTCAGCGACGCATCAACGAAGCTGGTGGTCTGAAGCACCGTCTGTTCCGCATGGCAGCCCAAGTCCGGCGGATTGAAGTCGCCCGGCGTCGTCGAAAAGGCGACATCGAACGTCCCATAGGTGCTCAGGCTTTGGTTCGTCGTGACCGAAATCTGTTGCAGCGAACTGGCATGCAGGAACGGAATACGCATGGCGTACTGCTGCGTGCCGTTGATCGTATTCTGGAACTGGCAGACGTATTCCGGCCCTGAATGGCCAATGCACCCTGGGATGTGCATACGGTCGCCAAAGCTTGCGCGATCGAAGACAATCGTCCCGTCCGGGGCCGTCCATGTACCGCGTCCCGGGTCGCTAGAACCGCCGCTGGAACCGCCGCTACTGCTGCTGGAGGTGCTCGATCCGCCGCTACTGGAGGTGCTACCGCCACTGCTGCTGGAGGTGCTCGATCCGCCGCTACTGGAGGTGCTACCGCCGCTGCTGCTGGAGGTGCTCGATCCGCCGCTGAGGCAACTCGTGGTACCCAAGGTCACAGAGCCGGAGGGGTTGACGCTAATCGAGCTGTAACTACAACTAACACTCCCAGAGCTGTCGTTGATCTGTAAGGTCCCCGCTGGCGTGAGACTGGGAATGAGGGCCGCAAGCCCAAAGGCGGATACGGCATAGGCGAATTGTGAACGTCGCGGAGTCATGCGCATTGCCTCACTCGCTTTGGAGGCCCCTAGGGGCGGTATCTCTTTGTCGTCCCAGGCTCACGGTGGAGCCAAGGTTCAGGCATATTATTGCAGCTTTTACAAAAAAAAAACGAGGAGTCGGTCACGACTCCCCGTTTTATTTGTCCGGTCGGGCGGAAATTCCGCCCGACCGGTTACCCGACGCCCGTCTTAGAGCACGTACGGGCTGATATCGCGCTCAACACCGTGCGGGATGTACCACATGTAGTTCAGCACGTTACCGATCAGGCTCACGCCGTTCTCGAGCGACTGGAACGCACCACCGATGACCGGCAGACCGCGCCAAGTCAGATCACCCTGGATCGGGAGGGTGCCGTCAACCGACGGGAACTGGCCAGCGTTGACGAACTCGAGACGCATCCAGCCCTGGGTCAGGTCGGTCACGATCGTCTTCGTGTTGACGTTCGCACCCAGGTTGCCGGTTGCCAGCTCACCGAGAAGATCGCTGTTATTGAAGGTCAGAATGTTGACCTCATAGCAGATCGAGCTCGGCGGCGTGCCCGGCTGCGGCGGCGAGAAGCCGAGATCCGGCGGAACGTCCGGCTCAAGCTCTTCGCGGTCGAAGTAGCGGAAGTCGACCGTCACGCAGGACAGACCGTTGCCGTCGCCGTCACCCTGGAACTTGAACTCGAACGGATCCGGATTGCCACCGAAGAATGCCGTGTCGACGAAGAAGTTCTTGGTCGGGAACGTCACGGCCCAGTCGGTCTGCGCGTTCGTGCCTTCGAAGGTGTCGAACTGGTTCAGCACAGCCGTACCCGCCAGGATCGCGGCCACCGCCTCGACATCGCGAGCGAAGTTGTTGTCGAACCGGAAGTTCGAGGTGCCGGCACTGTTGAACAGGGCCTGCGCGTTGGCCGGCTCGACCTGATCCAGGAACGGAGCCAAGCTGGCCGGCAGGTTCACGAGGTCATTCGACGACGCGCCGTCGAGGAAGTCGCTGCCGATGTCCGGGTTGTAGAAGTTCGCCAACACGGTCGGATTGATGGCCGACGCCTTGCCGCTGTCGACGTTGATCAGCGTGCCGGAACCCATCAGGACATTCTCAGGCTCGTTGAACTCGTCCTGGATGCCACCGAGGTTGCTGTTGAACGCGCTGACAATGGCGTTACAGTTGCGCGGAACGCCCTTGTTTCCACCCGTCTTGTTGATGTGGTAGGCGTTGTACGCGACCGTGCCCATGATGTCTTCGTTCGGGGTCGGGCTGACACCCATTTCGATGACCTCGACGTAGCCAACGCGGCAGCGGTCAAGATCCTGCGTGCCGGTGTCGTTGCGCGCGCCCGTGAAGTCGTTCCAGAAGAACTGCTGACCACGCAGATCGCCGATACCCAGCGGGTCCGGAAGAAGACCAAGGACCGGGGCCGTGCAGGAATGGTCACGCGTCTTGACGATACCGCCACCGGCCGGGCCGGTCACGTCAGCGTCATAAGAAATCGTGGCCGTCCACACGTCGTACGGAGACAGAATGACGTTAAAGTCCAGACACTCGCGGGAGTTCTCACCCTCGAGGAAGTGGATCTTGAACATCACCGTGTCTTCGCCGGTGTTGACGATGTTCAGATAGGTGTCGAAACCGTTGCGAACCGTGTAGATCGGATACAACAGCACTTCACCGATGCCGTCCTGCGCGACGTTGACCGCCTGCGCGACTTGCGTGCCCGAGCCGGCCGCCAAGGCTACCCCCAGCGCGGCTGCAAGCTTGTTCATTTTGAATTCACTGCTCATTATCAGCGTTCTCCTGTCTCGAAGTAGTTTGCGAGAAAAAGCAACCCGAAGCTCACAATCTCGCGACGTAGTTTATCGGCCCGCGCCCGGCTTTACAAGCAATCCGAACAGGACCATTTCAACGCCATTTCAGGCCCGAATGACCGTTGGAAGCCTGGAAACCCAGGGTTTGCGAACCCGGCAATCCGCTGCATTACTGGCGCAGGCCAGATGCACCGAATCACGACCCGAACACCCGTGGACGGGGCGCAGACCGATGCCGCCGCCTCGGCTTGATGCGAAAGGATACCGCCCCGCCCGCGAATGTCAAGGGATTTTTGTGCAAATT
This DNA window, taken from Chromatiales bacterium, encodes the following:
- a CDS encoding ABC transporter permease: MQHSLSPRITWSLYKALTLRTIQARYRGSILGLSWLVLYPLVLLAIYTLVFGVILKARWGGAQNDSLLDFALHLYSGLLLFSWFAEAVTTSSRAVLDNDRYVRQVVFPVEMLPLISVSAAAVSFLFGLVVLLLAAVVSGQPITANWAAIPLLLAPFVCLLFGLAWIVAALSVYLRDLPNLVSSVMPAFMFLAPVFYSLDLVPETLRGWYWLNPITHATVWLRDAVFAEKLPPPGEWLMVAVICVAMAAFGRWLFLKLSQGFGDVI
- a CDS encoding acyltransferase, with the translated sequence MFRHPYTTADRGIVLGSDCILFEHVRVLIGDLRHCADADIQIGDHVFVNAGSYLSGEGGLVIGDHAIIGAHCRLLSAGHDPYGPNEAVNQNALTFGRISIGRGAWLGAGVTVLQGRKIGTGAVVGAGSVVTRDIPDRAIAVGNPARVVGSR
- a CDS encoding peptidylprolyl isomerase: MSLLLFAFSASVAQAADVVLVDGVDGCRLTRAEILQGLMAEKPETRSRYEADPNLLLKFIDDMYKRRAFVCEAERLKLQDQERVYARLERARWDILISEVLQNFNDGVEFPDFEASAREQYDAYPERYRNREQIRVRHILLRAGSPELAEKRMEEAQSLLTALDGGANFEELAMQRSEDQATAHRGGVMPSFGRGVTDPDFEAAAFALTQPGQRSAVVTSRFGLHIIELVERDPERRMPFSVVREGIIGKAKAEYLAKQSEVYRNGIIDPTKTTPHTDEILKLVTDITGQVPATAGSQPGVANGAATASGDAPR